A region of Halictus rubicundus isolate RS-2024b chromosome 17, iyHalRubi1_principal, whole genome shotgun sequence DNA encodes the following proteins:
- the Sumo gene encoding small ubiquitin like modifier, protein MSDEKKETKTESEHINLKVLGQDSAVVQFKIKKHTPLRKLMNAYCDRVGLAIAAVRFRFDGQPINELDTPTTLEMEEGDTIEVYQQQTGGLC, encoded by the exons ATGTCTGACGAGAAGAAG GAAACTAAAACAGAATCCGAGCACATAAATTTAAAGGTACTGGGACAAGATAGTGCAGtagttcaatttaaaattaaaaaacacaCACCACTCAGGAAATTAATGAATGCCTACTGTGATCGTGTG GGTTTGGCGATCGCAGCGGTAAGATTTAGATTCGATGGTCAACCTATAAATGAATTAGATACACCAACAACGCTTGAAATGGAAGAAGGTGATACAATAGAAGTTTATCAGCAACAGACAGGAGGATTGTGTTGA